The Apium graveolens cultivar Ventura chromosome 10, ASM990537v1, whole genome shotgun sequence nucleotide sequence tctattttctggAAAACATGAAATAGAAAATAAGTgatatttattctatttatatatatttatatatataactatgctcatatttttttcaaatatttaataGTCCCATATATATTTATGACAAAAAGaagttttattttataaaagtttTAGAATAAAAGAAAGAATGTTAAAAATAACGATCTTTTGGTACAAATGGCTGAAAATACCCATTCTGGAAGTGGATGGCTGAAAATACCATTTTGAATACGTATTTGTCATTTGGGTATCGTGTTTTGTACTAGATACGCATTTGTCAAATGGGtatctaatttatttttttttatttttttttaaaatacgtATTTGGCAAATGCGTATCTCAATGATAATACCCAAACTAGAAATGCGTATCTTTAGTAATTTTCTTATATACCCAATTCTCAAATGCGTATTACACTTACCCAATTATAAAATGCGTATTCAAAACAGTATTTTCAGCCATTTATTTTGAAAATGAGTATTTTCAGCCATTGCACTTCAAAAATGAGTATTTTTAAACATCACCGGAAATAAAATGGTGCCATAGAAGTAGAGGGATAGATacaaaaaaacaaaacaaaaacaatgGTGACGGCTACATTACCCTATTTACTCGAAACCATCTTCACTCACCACCGCCCTAAACTTTCTCTCTCCTCTTTCACAAGGCACCACCGTCTCTCCACTTTCTCTCTCTACACCTTCTCCTCCTCAAAAACCCACTTTTCATCTTCATCAAACACTTTCACACAAACCCCACaaaaaaatattatcaaaatcCTCCAACAAAGAGGCCTTTTAGAATCAATCACCTCTGATTTACTCACCACTATTTGCACAACCACTCCTCTCAAAGTCTACTGTGGCTTTGACCCAACTGCTGAATCACTTCATATAGGTAATTTACTTGGTCTTATTGTTCTTTCTTGGTTTTTAAGATGCGGGCATGCTCCTTTTGCTTTAATTGGTGGTGCTACGGGTCGGGTTGGTGACCCATCTGGTAAAACCCTTGAAAGACCCGAACTTGATGTCCTAACTCTTGAAAACAATGTTTCTTGTATTTCTAATATTGTTAAGAAGATTCTTGGTGATAATGTTGTCATTTTGAATAATTATGATTGGTGGAGAGATGTTAGCTTTCTTGATTTTTTGAAGAATGTGGGTAGGTTTGCTAGGGTGGGGACTATGTTGGGAAAAGAAAGTGTTAAAAGGAGGTTGGAAATGTCCGAATCGGGTCTTAGTTTTACGGAATTTAGTTATCAGCTTTTACAAGGGTATGATTTTGTGCATTTGTTTCAGAATATGGGGGTTAGTGTTCAGATAGGTGGGAGTGATCAATGGGGTAATATTACGGCTGGGACGGATCTAATTAGGAAGATTTTGCAGACAGATGGTGCGTATGGGGTTACTTTTCCGCTTTTGTTGAAGAGTGATGGGACTAAGTTTGGGAAATCGGAGGATGGGGCTGTTTGGCTTTCGCCGTCTTTGTTGTCTCCGTATAAGTTTTATCAGTATTTTTTTAATGTCCCGGATGCTGATGTTGTGAGGTTTTTGAAGATTTTAACTTTTTTGAGTTTGGAGGAGATTGGTGTTGTTGAGGAACATATGGGAAAGTCGGGGTATGTTCCGAATACGGCACAGCAGAAGTTGGCTGAGGAAGTGACAAGATTTGTTCATGGACAAGATGGTTTGGAGGAGGCCTTGAAGGCGACTGAGGCCTTGAAGCCTGGTGCTGAGACTAAGTTGGATTGGAAGACGATTGAGGGGATTGCTGAGGATGTTCCCTCGTTTTCTATGGGATTAGATCAAGTTTTGAATTGCGGTATACTGGATTTATCAGTTTCGACTGGTTTGCTAGATAGTAAATCTGCTGCTAGGAGACTTTTGAAACAAGGTGGATTGTATTTGAACAATTGTAGGGTTGATGGtcaaggaaagaagattgaggtTGAAGATATCGTCGGAGGAAAAGTTCTGCTGCTATCTGCAGGCAAAAAAAATAAGATGATCGTCAGAATATCTTGACTGTTTGCCGGTAATTTGATTCTTCTGCATGTTAATATACAGTTGGTGCGTCTGGAATTATTGAGATGAGTTGTTGCAAAATACTCTTGAAATTTATTAGCTCTGCGATGCATGATTATATACTTACTCTTATAACTTAGTAAGCTGGATTTTATTCTGAGAGGGACTCCGAGACACATGCTTTCATAGACTTGAACCTTCAACCTCTTGTTAACAAGGCCACAAGGacatatagatatatatatagggaTTAGACCTCTGGCGTACAAAATTTTAATTGTGCAGCACCATTGGATGATTGTTTTTATCGTCCAGTTCCATTGTTAATAAATCTTGTGATCTATTTAGTCTTAAGTTTGTTTTTGTTCTTTATTAATACCATATTAATTTCGGTAATATTGTTTGGAAAATCTATTTCACGATATCACTTCGTAAGTAGGCCTGATTATTCTGTTCTGCATCACAAAAGTTATTGAGTTACAACTAGGTGGGAAGCGATATCGTATTTATGTGGAACAAGTAATTAAAAGAAGTTTTTGATAGGAAAGTTTACAAATCCTGTATACTAAGCTTGTTTTCACTTTTCACAAAATGTAATATAGAGACAATACCTTCAGTGGGAAGCGATATCGTAATTATGTAGGACAAGTAGTTTCAAGAAGTTTTTATAGGAAAGTCTAGAAATCCTGTATAATAAGCTCATTTTCACTTTTCACAAAATGTAATATTGAGACTATACATTTAGCCATGAGCATGATGAGATGGACGTTGGAACAGTCCCCGTAACGTTGTTTGACAGCTTAAGTTCTAACAGCGAGCTACACGCATTACCTAATTCGGATGAAATCGATCCTGTAAGATGATTATTGAGAAAAATCTAGTCTTTGTAAGCTTTGAAGATAACCAAAAGACTGTGGTATGCTCTCAGTGAGTAAATTGTAAGACAAAATCAAACTTTTGAGATTTATAATAGACTAATCAAGATGCAACAACGAATCACATGTCTCAATTTTCAAATATGAAATTGATGCTGTTATATAGTTCACGGATAAATCAAGAAACTGCAGGTTGTCAGCTTAAACCAGTGAAAGTATTGTTAAATAGATTAAAGAGACATGAGATTGGGGAACTTATATGATAATTCTCTGGAATTAGGCCTGGCATCCCAATTGAAGAGAGTTGAAGCTGTTGAAGTCCATATGGGAGTTGAAGCAAAGATGTTGAACTGACAGTAAACGTATTTGTAGGAATACTAGATATCTAGTGATGCCAACAGAGAAAAGGAGATGGTGCCAGCAAGATTACATCTAGAAAGATTACAGCAAGATTATACAAAATGTATGCTTCTAACACGGgtgggtgtgtgtgtgtgtgttttcaTAAATCAAACAGGAGGGAGCTTGGTGTAGAGGTATAATACTTCATTTGATGTGTATACAGtttagaaaataaatttttaaagaagGCCAACAGAAGCCAGCACGAGTCCTTGTGGTTTTTTTACCTTGCAGGCGATACAGTTAGGCGTGGACTGGTTAGCCGTTTACTACTTACGAAACAATGTTGTAAAGAGAAGAATGAACATGACAGTGTCCTCTCCCATGTTTGCAGCAGTTGCACTTATAGTGCATGTTTGGCGACGTCCGCGTTCAGCATAAATGGGCCCAAAGGCCATTTTTAATTTACAAAGATTGTTTGGCAACATTAATATGAGGCTCATTTCTTCACGAAAAACAGAAAGTTGGTTGAACTGTACATTACCGTTTTCATCCCACGTTTTCGTTGAGTTGCCATTCTGTTTTATCAAAAGCTTCAATAAAATCGCCTTTAATTTAAATATAgttaatattattattactattatgattatattagtaatttattaataaatatatatttatatatgataaattttataattactcatatttaaataaatttagtattttaattttaataaaatattatatatactcatataaaaaaaacttattaggattaatcggatttcaaaaatcgAATTTATCGGCAGATGATTAATCAGTTAAATCAAGGATTTTAGAACACTGAGTAAATTTTGTATTTTCTTAAATTTACTTTTTTTTAGTAATTTGAATTTCAATATatatgttttaaattttaaattttttattttttttcatatatatatatatatattcatttattatattaaaattttgattttttaaaataagtGTAAATTATAAGTTACGATTTACCAAACAGtttaatactccctccgtcccgctGGATAGTTTACGTACACTGTTTGTACGTATTTCGAGTttcaataaagtatagtttcataatgttttttttaatttttttttttgaataaaagtttaaatatgaaactttttttcagaatttttttataaaaaataaaatattatggAAGTATACTTTAAACGAGCATTAAAAAGCGTGCCAAAAAGTAACGTAAACAATTTAGTGGGACGGAGAGAGTAACTTATAAGTAACTTATACATTAAATTATTCAAACgcctaaataacttataagttacgtACGTTGTTCATATTATTTATATGACACTTTTCAACTTTAAATCATAAATTTCATTTCTTAAAAAACCCCAAACTAGCCCGTAATGAATCAAATTAAATTTAAGCACTCCTATACAAATTACTCCTTGCCTCCAAATTTCTAACTCTACGACCTTCTACAACTTAACTTCAAATTTGTATTTTAACAAAATTTTAATGTAAAATTTTTCTCCAACACAACTCTAAATCTTACTCCATTTTGATATTGCACCAAATGTTACAACAAATTGACTTTTAGAAATTTTATTAATGCCAACATTACCATTGTTCTCCTTACCTAAAgcaaaattatttttttatatttaactAACTTTATTACATTTTATATTCTAGTATTAAAATAATCTATATAGTATAGTAATGATGTCAAAATTTAATGTATATGGGTTGGAAATAAATATGAAAATAGTGTTAATCTTACACCATTTTGATATAAATTTCACACTAAAATAGTATGATAACATCGGAGATGCTTTTGAATGTATATTTTCGTCAATTTTAAGTAACTTCCATTAACTAAGAGTATCTCCAATCACATTAGCTAAAATAATTAGCCAAATTATCATTATCAATAATTTTGTTGAACCTGCAAGCACATGTACTTTAATTGTATTAGCTATAATGATTAGTTATATTCAGAAATTTTATTTTTACCTATTTTTCAGATATTCAAATACATATtttaaatgataaaataaatttatttaatacttAATCTAATAAAAgtgtaaataaaatataaatgtaaTGAAAAATGTTgaatataattgcaatttaataaatattaaaactcaaaatatataacacatttaaatatgaaaaaataataatgaataaaatctattatatattataaaatgtATAGTTCTATTATATTTTATCATATTGGATTTATtactatttttataaatattcaATTGTATGTCAAACTAATTAATAAATTTGGTTAATaagaaaataatatatttatacttaatagtatataagttaaaaatattaaatacaaaataagaatttttatccatatatattaaatgtaatataaatataaatatgtatGTATAGTTATATGTTTAAATATGTTAGAAATCTGACGTGGATGTGATTGAATATTTTAGCCAATAACTTGAGCATTAACAAATATAGAAGATGAGATAAATGATATCTATAATTATTATTAACAGGTTTTGGTTGGAGGGACATTATttttacttaatatatatataaatatatatatatatatatatatattacgaTAACACCTAGACATTTTAGCTAACAGGTGATGACGTTGGAGTTGCTATAACTGAGGCATATATGTAATTTGCAGATCGTGCATGTGT carries:
- the LOC141692360 gene encoding tyrosine--tRNA ligase, chloroplastic/mitochondrial-like, with the translated sequence MVTATLPYLLETIFTHHRPKLSLSSFTRHHRLSTFSLYTFSSSKTHFSSSSNTFTQTPQKNIIKILQQRGLLESITSDLLTTICTTTPLKVYCGFDPTAESLHIGNLLGLIVLSWFLRCGHAPFALIGGATGRVGDPSGKTLERPELDVLTLENNVSCISNIVKKILGDNVVILNNYDWWRDVSFLDFLKNVGRFARVGTMLGKESVKRRLEMSESGLSFTEFSYQLLQGYDFVHLFQNMGVSVQIGGSDQWGNITAGTDLIRKILQTDGAYGVTFPLLLKSDGTKFGKSEDGAVWLSPSLLSPYKFYQYFFNVPDADVVRFLKILTFLSLEEIGVVEEHMGKSGYVPNTAQQKLAEEVTRFVHGQDGLEEALKATEALKPGAETKLDWKTIEGIAEDVPSFSMGLDQVLNCGILDLSVSTGLLDSKSAARRLLKQGGLYLNNCRVDGQGKKIEVEDIVGGKVLLLSAGKKNKMIVRIS